From the SAR324 cluster bacterium genome, one window contains:
- a CDS encoding ABC transporter permease — MKKILNIDGVTVGIVFLALILVFMLTAPRAFLNFRVYMSFFATVPPPLIIALGITLVAVAGEMDLSFPSTVALSSYIFAYLFENFQLSWLAFLIAILAGATVGFVNGIVITMLGIPSLIATLALLFLWGGFVTIISGGIQLAIPKIYETPIHNFLVGRLEQFFPVQILWAILISIIIWLLLNRHKFGENLLFIGDNSEVAKMMGINVIWEKIKLFTLSGTLSSVGGVFLTLETTSYFSSQGMGYLLTVIAAVFIGGTSIFGGSGRVIGTVFAVFIVTVIEAGLVASGIQGFWTRFFIGLVFILAVSINTLLENPGKVPLVRFLRAKGFFQTL; from the coding sequence ATGAAGAAAATTCTGAATATTGATGGTGTAACAGTCGGGATCGTATTTTTAGCTTTAATTCTTGTCTTTATGCTAACAGCACCAAGGGCATTTTTAAATTTTCGTGTTTATATGAGTTTCTTTGCAACTGTTCCACCACCGCTAATTATTGCTCTTGGGATCACCTTAGTAGCAGTTGCAGGTGAAATGGATCTTTCGTTCCCGTCAACTGTTGCCTTGTCAAGCTATATATTTGCTTATTTGTTTGAAAATTTTCAATTATCCTGGTTAGCATTTTTGATTGCAATTTTGGCGGGTGCAACTGTTGGCTTTGTTAATGGAATAGTTATTACAATGCTAGGAATACCATCACTTATTGCAACACTTGCGTTGTTATTTCTGTGGGGTGGTTTTGTGACTATAATTTCTGGAGGGATACAGTTAGCAATTCCAAAAATCTATGAGACACCAATTCATAATTTTTTAGTTGGTAGGTTGGAACAATTTTTTCCAGTCCAAATTTTATGGGCAATTTTAATTTCAATAATTATCTGGTTATTACTAAATCGACATAAATTTGGAGAGAATTTGTTATTCATTGGAGATAATTCAGAAGTAGCCAAAATGATGGGAATCAATGTGATTTGGGAGAAGATTAAGCTATTTACCCTGTCTGGGACATTATCTAGTGTTGGAGGTGTATTCTTGACTTTAGAAACCACTTCTTATTTTTCTAGTCAAGGGATGGGTTATCTTTTGACTGTAATTGCCGCCGTCTTCATTGGAGGCACATCAATTTTCGGAGGATCTGGCCGAGTAATTGGAACAGTGTTCGCCGTTTTCATTGTTACAGTTATTGAGGCTGGTTTAGTCGCTTCCGGAATTCAGGGTTTCTGGACCCGGTTCTTTATCGGACTGGTATTCATTTTAGCAGTCTCGATTAACACCTTGCTTGAAAATCCTGGCAAAGTTCCCCTTGTTCGATTTTTAAGAGCAAAGGGATTTTTTCAAACACTATGA
- a CDS encoding RraA family protein, whose translation MNDLIENELRELFCSLVSDVLDELGYENQAFPHYIRPLDENLRLIGRARTMLYTDIYERPRKNENQYELEIKLVDSLQQGDVAVAACGSSNRIAPWGGLLSTAARVKKANGAIMDGFVRDVQQIKKIGFPVYAAGIAPLDSKGRGKVIEIDAPVECAGVRVCPGDIIFGDADGCVAIPQQILSEVLSCSSEKLESEKGTLLALESGRSLKDVFQEFGVL comes from the coding sequence ATGAATGATTTGATCGAAAATGAATTAAGGGAACTATTCTGCTCATTAGTCTCAGATGTGTTAGATGAATTAGGCTATGAAAATCAAGCTTTCCCCCACTATATTCGACCATTGGACGAAAACTTACGTCTAATTGGTCGTGCGAGGACGATGCTGTATACAGATATTTATGAAAGACCCAGAAAAAATGAAAACCAATACGAATTGGAAATTAAATTAGTGGACAGCCTCCAACAAGGAGATGTTGCCGTCGCAGCTTGCGGTAGTTCAAATCGTATTGCCCCGTGGGGTGGGTTGTTAAGTACCGCTGCAAGGGTGAAAAAAGCGAATGGGGCCATAATGGATGGGTTTGTCAGAGATGTTCAGCAGATTAAGAAGATTGGCTTTCCAGTATATGCCGCTGGCATTGCTCCCCTAGATAGTAAGGGAAGGGGAAAGGTGATTGAGATCGATGCGCCTGTAGAGTGCGCAGGTGTGAGAGTGTGTCCCGGCGACATTATTTTTGGTGATGCTGATGGGTGTGTTGCTATTCCACAGCAAATTCTTTCTGAAGTTCTTTCTTGTAGTTCTGAAAAATTAGAATCTGAAAAAGGAACGTTATTGGCTTTAGAATCAGGCAGAAGTTTAAAAGATGTTTTTCAAGAATTTGGAGTGTTATAG